In Helianthus annuus cultivar XRQ/B chromosome 9, HanXRQr2.0-SUNRISE, whole genome shotgun sequence, the following are encoded in one genomic region:
- the LOC110939945 gene encoding bZIP transcription factor 27 isoform X1: MLSHHGDASNNLTTDHQNLTRVSSSSSSTTSCNRSTTTRTMEEVWKDINLSTTNHHATAGKGYRGFILQDFLAKPFSSNDTTTSVSLSPPGYGSPSPPPPPPPQQQQQPMLFNLNSGPDQLNFLTDDQVLASANSSSGLLGNNIGGMRILPATDRTGGDRRHKRMIKNRESAARSRARKQAYTNELENEVERLKEENAMLKRQQQQVATASQMTKKRGLQRTSTAPF, translated from the exons ATGTTATCTCATCATGGTGATGCTAGCAACAATCTAACCACAGATCACCAAAATCTTACTAGGGTTTCATCATCTTCCTCATCCACCACCTCTTGCAACCGCTCAACCACCACCAGAACAATGGAGGAGGTGTGGAAGGACATCAACCTCTCCACCACCAACCACCATGCCACCGCCGGCAAGGGCTACCGTGGGTTCATTCTCCAAGACTTTCTTGCAAAACCCTTTTCTAGTAATGACACAACCACCAGTGTTTCTCTTTCTCCACCTGGGTATGGATCGCCGtccccaccaccaccgccaccgccgcagcagcagcagcaacccATGCTATTTAACCTCAACTCCGGCCCGGACCAGCTCAACTTTCTGACTGATGATCAAGTGTTGGCCTCGGCTAACTCGTCTTCAGGGTTGCTGGGGAACAACATTGGTGGGATGAGGATCTTGCCGGCGACAGACCGGACCGGTGGCGACCGCCGGCACAAAAGAATGATCAAGAACCGTGAGTCTGCCGCTCGGTCAAGGGCTAGAAAGCAG GCTTACACCAATGAGTTGGAAAACGAAGTGGAACGTTTGAAAGAAGAAAATGCGATGCTCAAAAGGCAACAACAACAG GTGGCAACAGCATCTCAAATGACCAAAAAGAGGGGCCTCCAAAGAACATCAACTGCTCCATTTTAA
- the LOC110939945 gene encoding bZIP transcription factor 27 isoform X2, whose protein sequence is MLSHHGDASNNLTTDHQNLTRVSSSSSSTTSCNRSTTTRTMEEVWKDINLSTTNHHATAGKGYRGFILQDFLAKPFSSNDTTTSVSLSPPGYGSPSPPPPPPPQQQQQPMLFNLNSGPDQLNFLTDDQVLASANSSSGLLGNNIGGMRILPATDRTGGDRRHKRMIKNRESAARSRARKQAYTNELENEVERLKEENAMLKRQQQQLQVATASQMTKKRGLQRTSTAPF, encoded by the exons ATGTTATCTCATCATGGTGATGCTAGCAACAATCTAACCACAGATCACCAAAATCTTACTAGGGTTTCATCATCTTCCTCATCCACCACCTCTTGCAACCGCTCAACCACCACCAGAACAATGGAGGAGGTGTGGAAGGACATCAACCTCTCCACCACCAACCACCATGCCACCGCCGGCAAGGGCTACCGTGGGTTCATTCTCCAAGACTTTCTTGCAAAACCCTTTTCTAGTAATGACACAACCACCAGTGTTTCTCTTTCTCCACCTGGGTATGGATCGCCGtccccaccaccaccgccaccgccgcagcagcagcagcaacccATGCTATTTAACCTCAACTCCGGCCCGGACCAGCTCAACTTTCTGACTGATGATCAAGTGTTGGCCTCGGCTAACTCGTCTTCAGGGTTGCTGGGGAACAACATTGGTGGGATGAGGATCTTGCCGGCGACAGACCGGACCGGTGGCGACCGCCGGCACAAAAGAATGATCAAGAACCGTGAGTCTGCCGCTCGGTCAAGGGCTAGAAAGCAG GCTTACACCAATGAGTTGGAAAACGAAGTGGAACGTTTGAAAGAAGAAAATGCGATGCTCAAAAGGCAACAACAACAG TTGCAGGTGGCAACAGCATCTCAAATGACCAAAAAGAGGGGCCTCCAAAGAACATCAACTGCTCCATTTTAA